One genomic window of Anser cygnoides isolate HZ-2024a breed goose chromosome 11, Taihu_goose_T2T_genome, whole genome shotgun sequence includes the following:
- the KIF7 gene encoding kinesin-like protein KIF7 isoform X1: MAPEGAAVRVAVRVRPLLPKEVLRGHRPCLRGDAATGEVALGHRRRFRFAAVLPEAAGQAAVYSACVRPLLRAFFQGFNATVFAYGQTGSGKTYTIGEASVASINEDEQGIIPRAMAETFRLIDENDLIDYTVRVSYLEVYKEEFRDLLQVDTASKDIQIREDDKGNIVLSGVKESEVEGLDEVLSLLEMGNTAKHTGATHINAQSSRSHTIFTVTMEQRRGAGRITRLALHNHPSVPASGQVLVSKFHFVDLAGSERIVKTGNTGERLKESIQINSGLLALGNVISALGDPRRKSSHIPYRDSKITRILKDSLGGNAQTVMIACVSPSSSDFDESLNTLNYASRAQNIQNKAVVNCRKETEHVEELHRQIKNLQKALEQRHRSETRIINRSDTTKRGAPDPAARLLAECAHYRTCTDAAYRLLMELQEDSNLTVEQILRVKEWLCAVESERSELTSAGLDSGIESTSAEDQSLEGRGSKLAKAQVNTEKGCESIKDEHVAKLQRQVERLEEENRDFLAALEDAMEQYKLQSDKLQEQQDKISELHVRLEMAMPNLCVPELLEDLHLVTAAQRPHTAPLAAAQSHGLSVVPSGLLPAEQSGRVFCRKLESNPSFQDEDLAGCHPNHTQRPPSNAEVKDTVLRRELSQDAEKLAELSSEEEEEWEQKQSLCQRRNGIQSWSKREACSKLSEELSGGNPRLIQEEQLELLKEACRRRERLPGKDSEWRLVQAQQKIRELAINIRMKEELITELIKTGKDAQALNKQYCQKISELEQEAEQVRAELSDSQKQLQELEGKEPWDPGEKRKLQEYRTRVAAAQSKAQVLCKKKQATERLVSLSAQSEKRVQELERNIQLMRRQQGQLQRRLREESEQKRRLETEMNKRQHRVKELELKHEQHQKILRIKTEEIAAFQRKRRSGSNGSVISLEQQQKIEEQKKWLDMEMDKVLEQRRALDELEDELRKREAIVAKKEALLQEKNGLESKRLRSSQALTDDIVRVSSRLEHLEKELTEKNGQLRHGSAHDQQQIRQEINSLRQEKDQLLKQRLELDNKLRQGTLLSPEEERILFQLDEAIEALDAAIEYKNESITCRQRVLRASASLLSQCEMNLMAKLSYLSSSETRALLCKYFDKVVTLREEQHRQHIAFSELEMQLEEQQQLVRWLEVAVERQRLEMDRQLTLQQKEHEQNMQLLLQQSREHMDEGLASSRLQYEGRIQVLEKELSRYMRANQELSQRLSNLSLQPGGTKGVERNAHGAGDRAPPALGTCEEPSPGELPVPLATAEESHRLRDEGRDLVHAPLPSTWRRSSLPNDSPGDPRRDTEHLLRAGQPHEVQLPRGLPPAKPRWEPRRASLNVSPMPHHPAMIDVRKNPL; the protein is encoded by the exons ATGGCCCCGGAGGGGGCCGCGGTGCGGGTGGCGGTGCGGGTGCGGCCGCTGCTGCCCAAGGAGGTGCTGCGGGGCCACCGGCCCTGCCTGCGGGGCGACGCCGCCACCGGGGAGGTGGCCCTGGGCCACCGCCGCCGCTTTCGCTTCGCCGCCGTGCTGCCCGAGGCGGCGGGGCAGGCGGCCGTGTACAGCGCCTGCGTCCGGCCGCTGCTGCGGGCCTTCTTCCAGGGCTTCAACGCCACCGTCTTCGCCTACGGGCAGACCGGCTCCGGCAAGACCTACACCATCGGCGAGGCCAGCGTCG CTTCCATCAACGAAGATGAGCAGGGCATCATCCCGCGAGCCATGGCTGAGACCTTCAGGCTCATCGACGAGAACGACCTCATTGACTACACAGTGCGGGTGTCCTACCTGGAGGTGTACAAGGAGGAGTTTCGGGACTTGCTGCAGGTGGATACGGCCAGCAAAGACATCCAGATCCGGGAGGATGACAAGGGGAACATCG TGCTCAGCGGCGTGAAGGAGTCAGAGGTGGAGGGGCTGGACGaggtgctgagcctgctggagatGGGCAACACAGCCAAGCACACAGGAGCCACCCACATCAACGCGCAGTCGAGCCGTTCGCACACCATCTTCACGGTGACGATGGAgcagcggcgcggggccggccgcaTCACCCGCCTCGCCCTCCACAACCACCCCTCGGTCCCCGCCTCGGGCCAGGTCCTGGTCTCCAAGTTCCACTTCGTGGACCTGGCGGGCTCAGAGCGAATTGTGAAGACTGGAAACACGGGGGAGAGGCTGAAGGAGAGCATCCAGATCAACAGCGGGCTGCTGGCCTTGGGCAACGTCATCAGCGCCCTGGGGGACCCTCGGAGGAAGAGCAGCCACATTCCCTACAGGGATTCCAAAATCACCAG GATCCTGAAAGACTCCCTGGGGGGGAATGCCCAGACTGTCATGATAGCCTGCGTCAGCCCTTCCTCCTCCGACTTCGATGAGAGCCTCAACACGCTGAACTACGCCAGCCGAGCTCAGAACATCCAGAACAAGGCGGTGGTGAACTGCCGCAAGGAGACGGAGCACGTTGAGGAGCTTCACCGGCAGATAAAGAACCTGCAGAAGGCGctggagcagcggcaccgcTCGGAGACCCGCATCATCAACCGCTCCGACACCACCAAACGCGGCGCCCCAGACCCCGCGGCTCGGCTGCTGGCTGAGTGTGCGCACTACCGGACCTGCACGGACGCCGCGTACCGGCTGCTgatggagctgcaggaggacagcaaCCTCACGGTGGAGCAGATCCTGCGGGTGAAGGAGTGGCTGTGCGCGGTGGAGAGCGAGAGGAGCGAGCTGACCTCGGCCGGGCTGGATAGCGGCATCGAGAGCACCTCCGCGGAAGATCAGAGCCTCGAAGGTCGAGGCTCAAAGCTGGCAAAAGCCCAG GTGAACACGGAGAAGGGGTGTGAGTCCATCAAAGACGAGCATGTGGCCAAGCTGCAGAGACAAGTGGAGCGCCTGGAGGAGGAGAACCGTGACTTCCTGGCTGCCCTGGAGGATGCCATGGAGCAGTACAAACTGCAG aGTGACAAACTGCAGGAACAGCAGGATAAGATCTCCGAGCTGCACGTGCGCCTGGAGATGGCCATGCCAAACCTGTGTGTGCCGGAACTGCTGGAAGACCTTCACCTGGTCACTGCTGCCCAGAGGCCTCACACGGCCCCTCTGGCTGCTGCGCAGTCCCACGGCCTCAGCGTGGTTCCCTCGGGGCTCCTTCCTGCCGAGCAAAGTGGGAGGGTCTTCTGTAGGAAG CTTGAGAGCAATCCCTCCTTCCAGGACGAGGACCTGGCAGGCTGTCACCCGAATCACACGCAGCGTCCACCCAGCAACGCAGAGGTCAAAGACACGGTGCTGAGGAGGGAGCTCAGCCAGGACGCAGAGAAGCTGGCAGAGCTCTCCTcggaagaggaggaagagtggGAACAGAAACAGTCCCTGTGCCAGCGCCG AAATGGGATTCAGAGCTGGAGCAAGAGGGAGGCGTGCAGCAAGTTGAGCGAGGAGCTGAGCGGAGGCAATCCCCGCCTGATTcaggaggagcagctggagctgctaaAAG AGGCCTGCCGGAGGAGGGAGCGCCTTCCAGGGAAGGACTCGGAGTGGAGGCTGGTGCAAGCACAGCAGAAGATCCGAGAGCTGGCCATCAACATCCGCATGAAGGAGGAGCTGATCACGGAGCTCATTAAGACAG GCAAGGACGCACAGGCCCTGAACAAGCAGTACTGCCAGAAGATCAGcgagctggagcaggaggcagagcaggtGCGGGCCGAGCTGAGCGACAGCCAGaagcagctccaggagctggagggcaAAGAGCCGTGGGACCCCGGGGAGAAGCGCAAGCTGCAGGAGTACCGCACGCGCGTGGCAGCTGCCCAGAGCAAGGCGCAG GTCCTGTGCAAGAAGAAGCAGGCGACGGAGAGGCTGGTGTCGCTTTCGGCCCAGAGCGAGAAGCgggtgcaggagctggagaggaaCATCCAGCTGATGCGGcggcagcagggccagctgcagcggcggctgcgggaggaGAGCGAGCAGAAGCGGCGGCTGGAGACGGAGATGAATAAGCGGCAGCACCGCGTCAAG GAACTGGAACTGAAGCACGAGCAGCACCAGAAAATCCTGCGCATCAAAACGGAGGAAATCGCAGCTTTCCAGAGGAAGCGGCGGAGCGGCAGCAACGGCTCGGTGAtcagcctggagcagcagcag AAAATTGAGGAGCAGAAGAAGTGGCTGGACATGGAGATGGATAAAGTTCTCGAGCAGCGCCGGGCCCTAGATGAGCTGGAGGATGAGCTGAGGAAGCGTGAAGCTATCGTGGCTAAAAAggaagccctgctgcaggagaagaaTGGCCTGGAGAGCAAGAGACTGCGCTCCAGCCAG GCGCTGACAGACGACATAGTGCGCGTGTCCAGCCGCCTGGAGCACCTGGAGAAGGAGCTGACTGAGAAGAACGGGCAACTGCGTCACGGCAGCGCCCACGACCAGCAGCAGATCCGCCAGGAGATCAACAGCCTGCGCCAGGAGAAGGACCAGCTGCTCAAGCAGAGGCTGGAGCTCGACAACAAGCTGCGCCAGGGcaccctgctgtccccagag GAAGAACGGATCTTGTTCCAGCTGGACGAGGCGATCGAGGCGCTGGATGCAGCCATCGAGTACAAGAATGAGTCCATCACGTGCAGGCAGCGAGTCCTGCGGGCCTCAGCCAGCCTGCTGTCCCAGTGCGAGATGAACCTCATGGCCAAGCTCAGCTACCTCTCCTCCTCCGAGACCCGGGCTCTGCTCTGCAAGTACTTTGACAAG GTGGTGACGCTGCGGGAGGAGCAGCACCGGCAGCACATCGCCTTCTCGGAGCTGGAGatgcagctggaggagcagcagcagctggtgcgCTGGCTGGAGGTGGCCGTGGAGCGGCAGCGCCTGGAGATGGATCGCCAGCTCACCCTGCAGCAGAAGGAGCACGAGCAGAacatgcagctgctgctccagcagagccGCG AGCATATGGACGAGgggctggccagcagcaggctgcagtaCGAGGGGAGGATTCAGGTGCTGGAAAAGGAGCTGAGCCGGTACATGCGGGCGAACCAGGAGCTGAGCCAGAGGCTGAGCAACTTGAGTCTCCAGCCAGGAGGGACCAAAG GCGTGGAGAGAAACGcgcacggggctggggacagagctCCCCCCGCGCTTGGGACCTGCGaggagcccagccctggggagctgcccgTGCCTCTGGCCACCGCTGAAGAAAGCCATCGCCTCCGGGATGAGGGCAGGGACCTGGTGCACGCCCCTTTGCCATCGACCTGGAGGCGTTCGTCCCTGCCCAACGACAGCCCCGGGGACCCGCGGAGGGACACAGAGCACTTGCtcagggcagggcagccccaCGAGGTGCAGCTGCCCCGGGGCCTGCCTCCTGCCAAGCCCCGCTGGGAGCCCCGCCGAGCCAGCCTGAACGTGAGCCCCATGCCTCACCATCCAGCCATGATCGACGTTAGGAAAAACCCACTCTAG
- the KIF7 gene encoding kinesin-like protein KIF7 isoform X2 gives MAPEGAAVRVAVRVRPLLPKEVLRGHRPCLRGDAATGEVALGHRRRFRFAAVLPEAAGQAAVYSACVRPLLRAFFQGFNATVFAYGQTGSGKTYTIGEASVASINEDEQGIIPRAMAETFRLIDENDLIDYTVRVSYLEVYKEEFRDLLQVDTASKDIQIREDDKGNIVLSGVKESEVEGLDEVLSLLEMGNTAKHTGATHINAQSSRSHTIFTVTMEQRRGAGRITRLALHNHPSVPASGQVLVSKFHFVDLAGSERIVKTGNTGERLKESIQINSGLLALGNVISALGDPRRKSSHIPYRDSKITRILKDSLGGNAQTVMIACVSPSSSDFDESLNTLNYASRAQNIQNKAVVNCRKETEHVEELHRQIKNLQKALEQRHRSETRIINRSDTTKRGAPDPAARLLAECAHYRTCTDAAYRLLMELQEDSNLTVEQILRVKEWLCAVESERSELTSAGLDSGIESTSAEDQSLEGRGSKLAKAQVNTEKGCESIKDEHVAKLQRQVERLEEENRDFLAALEDAMEQYKLQSDKLQEQQDKISELHVRLEMAMPNLCVPELLEDLHLVTAAQRPHTAPLAAAQSHGLSVVPSGLLPAEQSGRVFCRKDEDLAGCHPNHTQRPPSNAEVKDTVLRRELSQDAEKLAELSSEEEEEWEQKQSLCQRRNGIQSWSKREACSKLSEELSGGNPRLIQEEQLELLKEACRRRERLPGKDSEWRLVQAQQKIRELAINIRMKEELITELIKTGKDAQALNKQYCQKISELEQEAEQVRAELSDSQKQLQELEGKEPWDPGEKRKLQEYRTRVAAAQSKAQVLCKKKQATERLVSLSAQSEKRVQELERNIQLMRRQQGQLQRRLREESEQKRRLETEMNKRQHRVKELELKHEQHQKILRIKTEEIAAFQRKRRSGSNGSVISLEQQQKIEEQKKWLDMEMDKVLEQRRALDELEDELRKREAIVAKKEALLQEKNGLESKRLRSSQALTDDIVRVSSRLEHLEKELTEKNGQLRHGSAHDQQQIRQEINSLRQEKDQLLKQRLELDNKLRQGTLLSPEEERILFQLDEAIEALDAAIEYKNESITCRQRVLRASASLLSQCEMNLMAKLSYLSSSETRALLCKYFDKVVTLREEQHRQHIAFSELEMQLEEQQQLVRWLEVAVERQRLEMDRQLTLQQKEHEQNMQLLLQQSREHMDEGLASSRLQYEGRIQVLEKELSRYMRANQELSQRLSNLSLQPGGTKGVERNAHGAGDRAPPALGTCEEPSPGELPVPLATAEESHRLRDEGRDLVHAPLPSTWRRSSLPNDSPGDPRRDTEHLLRAGQPHEVQLPRGLPPAKPRWEPRRASLNVSPMPHHPAMIDVRKNPL, from the exons ATGGCCCCGGAGGGGGCCGCGGTGCGGGTGGCGGTGCGGGTGCGGCCGCTGCTGCCCAAGGAGGTGCTGCGGGGCCACCGGCCCTGCCTGCGGGGCGACGCCGCCACCGGGGAGGTGGCCCTGGGCCACCGCCGCCGCTTTCGCTTCGCCGCCGTGCTGCCCGAGGCGGCGGGGCAGGCGGCCGTGTACAGCGCCTGCGTCCGGCCGCTGCTGCGGGCCTTCTTCCAGGGCTTCAACGCCACCGTCTTCGCCTACGGGCAGACCGGCTCCGGCAAGACCTACACCATCGGCGAGGCCAGCGTCG CTTCCATCAACGAAGATGAGCAGGGCATCATCCCGCGAGCCATGGCTGAGACCTTCAGGCTCATCGACGAGAACGACCTCATTGACTACACAGTGCGGGTGTCCTACCTGGAGGTGTACAAGGAGGAGTTTCGGGACTTGCTGCAGGTGGATACGGCCAGCAAAGACATCCAGATCCGGGAGGATGACAAGGGGAACATCG TGCTCAGCGGCGTGAAGGAGTCAGAGGTGGAGGGGCTGGACGaggtgctgagcctgctggagatGGGCAACACAGCCAAGCACACAGGAGCCACCCACATCAACGCGCAGTCGAGCCGTTCGCACACCATCTTCACGGTGACGATGGAgcagcggcgcggggccggccgcaTCACCCGCCTCGCCCTCCACAACCACCCCTCGGTCCCCGCCTCGGGCCAGGTCCTGGTCTCCAAGTTCCACTTCGTGGACCTGGCGGGCTCAGAGCGAATTGTGAAGACTGGAAACACGGGGGAGAGGCTGAAGGAGAGCATCCAGATCAACAGCGGGCTGCTGGCCTTGGGCAACGTCATCAGCGCCCTGGGGGACCCTCGGAGGAAGAGCAGCCACATTCCCTACAGGGATTCCAAAATCACCAG GATCCTGAAAGACTCCCTGGGGGGGAATGCCCAGACTGTCATGATAGCCTGCGTCAGCCCTTCCTCCTCCGACTTCGATGAGAGCCTCAACACGCTGAACTACGCCAGCCGAGCTCAGAACATCCAGAACAAGGCGGTGGTGAACTGCCGCAAGGAGACGGAGCACGTTGAGGAGCTTCACCGGCAGATAAAGAACCTGCAGAAGGCGctggagcagcggcaccgcTCGGAGACCCGCATCATCAACCGCTCCGACACCACCAAACGCGGCGCCCCAGACCCCGCGGCTCGGCTGCTGGCTGAGTGTGCGCACTACCGGACCTGCACGGACGCCGCGTACCGGCTGCTgatggagctgcaggaggacagcaaCCTCACGGTGGAGCAGATCCTGCGGGTGAAGGAGTGGCTGTGCGCGGTGGAGAGCGAGAGGAGCGAGCTGACCTCGGCCGGGCTGGATAGCGGCATCGAGAGCACCTCCGCGGAAGATCAGAGCCTCGAAGGTCGAGGCTCAAAGCTGGCAAAAGCCCAG GTGAACACGGAGAAGGGGTGTGAGTCCATCAAAGACGAGCATGTGGCCAAGCTGCAGAGACAAGTGGAGCGCCTGGAGGAGGAGAACCGTGACTTCCTGGCTGCCCTGGAGGATGCCATGGAGCAGTACAAACTGCAG aGTGACAAACTGCAGGAACAGCAGGATAAGATCTCCGAGCTGCACGTGCGCCTGGAGATGGCCATGCCAAACCTGTGTGTGCCGGAACTGCTGGAAGACCTTCACCTGGTCACTGCTGCCCAGAGGCCTCACACGGCCCCTCTGGCTGCTGCGCAGTCCCACGGCCTCAGCGTGGTTCCCTCGGGGCTCCTTCCTGCCGAGCAAAGTGGGAGGGTCTTCTGTAGGAAG GACGAGGACCTGGCAGGCTGTCACCCGAATCACACGCAGCGTCCACCCAGCAACGCAGAGGTCAAAGACACGGTGCTGAGGAGGGAGCTCAGCCAGGACGCAGAGAAGCTGGCAGAGCTCTCCTcggaagaggaggaagagtggGAACAGAAACAGTCCCTGTGCCAGCGCCG AAATGGGATTCAGAGCTGGAGCAAGAGGGAGGCGTGCAGCAAGTTGAGCGAGGAGCTGAGCGGAGGCAATCCCCGCCTGATTcaggaggagcagctggagctgctaaAAG AGGCCTGCCGGAGGAGGGAGCGCCTTCCAGGGAAGGACTCGGAGTGGAGGCTGGTGCAAGCACAGCAGAAGATCCGAGAGCTGGCCATCAACATCCGCATGAAGGAGGAGCTGATCACGGAGCTCATTAAGACAG GCAAGGACGCACAGGCCCTGAACAAGCAGTACTGCCAGAAGATCAGcgagctggagcaggaggcagagcaggtGCGGGCCGAGCTGAGCGACAGCCAGaagcagctccaggagctggagggcaAAGAGCCGTGGGACCCCGGGGAGAAGCGCAAGCTGCAGGAGTACCGCACGCGCGTGGCAGCTGCCCAGAGCAAGGCGCAG GTCCTGTGCAAGAAGAAGCAGGCGACGGAGAGGCTGGTGTCGCTTTCGGCCCAGAGCGAGAAGCgggtgcaggagctggagaggaaCATCCAGCTGATGCGGcggcagcagggccagctgcagcggcggctgcgggaggaGAGCGAGCAGAAGCGGCGGCTGGAGACGGAGATGAATAAGCGGCAGCACCGCGTCAAG GAACTGGAACTGAAGCACGAGCAGCACCAGAAAATCCTGCGCATCAAAACGGAGGAAATCGCAGCTTTCCAGAGGAAGCGGCGGAGCGGCAGCAACGGCTCGGTGAtcagcctggagcagcagcag AAAATTGAGGAGCAGAAGAAGTGGCTGGACATGGAGATGGATAAAGTTCTCGAGCAGCGCCGGGCCCTAGATGAGCTGGAGGATGAGCTGAGGAAGCGTGAAGCTATCGTGGCTAAAAAggaagccctgctgcaggagaagaaTGGCCTGGAGAGCAAGAGACTGCGCTCCAGCCAG GCGCTGACAGACGACATAGTGCGCGTGTCCAGCCGCCTGGAGCACCTGGAGAAGGAGCTGACTGAGAAGAACGGGCAACTGCGTCACGGCAGCGCCCACGACCAGCAGCAGATCCGCCAGGAGATCAACAGCCTGCGCCAGGAGAAGGACCAGCTGCTCAAGCAGAGGCTGGAGCTCGACAACAAGCTGCGCCAGGGcaccctgctgtccccagag GAAGAACGGATCTTGTTCCAGCTGGACGAGGCGATCGAGGCGCTGGATGCAGCCATCGAGTACAAGAATGAGTCCATCACGTGCAGGCAGCGAGTCCTGCGGGCCTCAGCCAGCCTGCTGTCCCAGTGCGAGATGAACCTCATGGCCAAGCTCAGCTACCTCTCCTCCTCCGAGACCCGGGCTCTGCTCTGCAAGTACTTTGACAAG GTGGTGACGCTGCGGGAGGAGCAGCACCGGCAGCACATCGCCTTCTCGGAGCTGGAGatgcagctggaggagcagcagcagctggtgcgCTGGCTGGAGGTGGCCGTGGAGCGGCAGCGCCTGGAGATGGATCGCCAGCTCACCCTGCAGCAGAAGGAGCACGAGCAGAacatgcagctgctgctccagcagagccGCG AGCATATGGACGAGgggctggccagcagcaggctgcagtaCGAGGGGAGGATTCAGGTGCTGGAAAAGGAGCTGAGCCGGTACATGCGGGCGAACCAGGAGCTGAGCCAGAGGCTGAGCAACTTGAGTCTCCAGCCAGGAGGGACCAAAG GCGTGGAGAGAAACGcgcacggggctggggacagagctCCCCCCGCGCTTGGGACCTGCGaggagcccagccctggggagctgcccgTGCCTCTGGCCACCGCTGAAGAAAGCCATCGCCTCCGGGATGAGGGCAGGGACCTGGTGCACGCCCCTTTGCCATCGACCTGGAGGCGTTCGTCCCTGCCCAACGACAGCCCCGGGGACCCGCGGAGGGACACAGAGCACTTGCtcagggcagggcagccccaCGAGGTGCAGCTGCCCCGGGGCCTGCCTCCTGCCAAGCCCCGCTGGGAGCCCCGCCGAGCCAGCCTGAACGTGAGCCCCATGCCTCACCATCCAGCCATGATCGACGTTAGGAAAAACCCACTCTAG
- the LOC106036430 gene encoding ras-related and estrogen-regulated growth inhibitor-like protein, producing the protein MGLRLRRSASFTPDHPALLEVPGPAALKAEANVLVMGADSVGKSALTVRFLTRRFIGEYGDMEFIYSHTLTVDGREILFHIWDVPNSQDQADDGSSEEKRIQWADSFVLVYSICDRASFNILPPKIQFIKAAKEGQSQEKVPIVIVGNKRDLHHQRVVSSEEGRLLALSLDCGFYEVSAAEAYHGALMVFHGLAERIPDTKLALKKGTGIRGIVKTMSAVFARKRTDSL; encoded by the exons ATGGGGCTCCGGCTGCGCAGGAGCGCCAGCTTCACCCCCGACcaccctgccctgctggaggtgcccggccccgccgccctgaAAGCAGAAGCGAACGTGCTCGTGATGGGAGCGGACAGCGTGGGGAAATCAG CCCTGACTGTGCGTTTCCTCACCAGGCGCTTTATCGGGGAGTACGGAGACATGG aattCATCTACAGCCACACCCTGACTGTGGACGGCCGAGAGATTCTCTTCCACATCTGGGATGTCCCCAACTCCCAG GACCAGGCAGATGATGGCTCCTCGGAGGAGAAGCGAATCCAGTGGGCAGACAGCTTTGTCCTGGTCTACAGCATCTGCGACCGCGCCAGCTTCAACATCCTGCCCCCCAAAATCCAGTTCATCAAGGCAGCCAAGgaggggcagagccaggagaaGGTGCCCATCGTCATCGTGGGCAACAAACGGGACCTGCACCACCAACGGGTGGTGTCCAGCGAGGAGGGACGGCTCCTGGCCCTCTCTCTGGACTGTGGGTTCTACGAGGTCTCTGCGGCTGAGGCATATCATGGGGCCCTCATGGTCTTCCACGGGCTGGCCGAGCGCATCCCCGACACCAAACTGGCCCTGAAAAAGGGTACTGGCATCCGGGGCATCGTCAAGACCATGTCAGCGGTGTTTGCCCGCAAGCGAACGGACTCCCTCTGA